GTCTTAGTTAAGGTTTTCCACACAAGATTCACACAGATCATTATTTTGCTTCTGTACTTTTCCAGGATGCTATAGTACAGGTGATGTCATAAGTATCAAAACCTCTCCTCCTTAAACTTACTTATAGTGTTAAGCAACACATAATAAAGTTCAGTGCTCAGCCACCATCCAGTAGTCTTCCTGCTGTTTTAGCTCTACTTTTTGCAGGACACTGAAAAGCACAGCTATACAAAGGACACAGTATAAACTCCTAGACACAAAATTCCAATCTCTCAATGGTTGAAAGGACTCAACATTGCAAAACCATTTGAGATCTAGATGTGAGAGTGCTGACACTATATACTCAGGCTTTCATATACACATTTCTTTCCAGAATAATAAGGCAAGTGTCTCTTTTATGATTAAATGTCATTCAACAAAAAACAGCCATAGCATTGAAAAGCTACTGACAGCATTTTCAGATAAGCTTaataattctatgattataAGTCATATTTTTCATCTGATGGAGACAGATCCTCACTTAtacacagaatcccagagggaaaatagttcATAAAACCTGAAAGAGACAGTTAACCAGTCTCTTAAGTAAAAATGAGATCCTCCAAGGCATGGCATCAAAACcaacaaataatgaaaaacgTCCAAAAAAGTTTGGATTATCCCATATTATGCATTTTGTAAGTAGCTCAAACCCAAAAAGACCATAGTGCTGACATTGCTACCTTTAATGCTCCCTCTTAAGGTAAGCTGattgaaaatagaaattaacATTTGCAAAAcataatatttttcatgtataaatattttttaccttTATAATTTCAGGATCATGACAGTGATTAAACAATAGGTTGTGAAAGTACAATTTTGTATTGTAAATTTTAGCATTGTACAATTTGATATTGTAAAATACTAAAATCTTGTTGAAGTACATAAATTTCAAGATATTCGTAAAAATCAAAAGGTAACACATTTTGACTAATGAAAAGCTGCACATAAGACAGAATACAggacagaaaaatgtttcaaagcaaagccaaagtgaggttttatttatgttttctctctaaaggacagaaaaacaaatcaaatgcTGGAACGTGCAATATCAAAACTTTCAAaaagtttttttcctattttgtcACCAGATCATGGAAACATCCTTACTTGGGTAAACAATGAATGAGTAAGCCACCTACTTCCAATTATATGTACAGATAGGCAAACATCTGGTATACAAGCTGAAATTTTAGCTAAAGCACTCATGCTGGCTATGAGTATAAAGCTGCTACAATTACATGCCACACAACAATGCTGCTAATGCAGTTATACTGGCAAAAgacaaccaggaaaaaaaaaagtattttgccTGAATAAAAAGTGCAATATACTGCCAAGTAGGGTAGACATACACAAAACTGAGGTCTGGTGCACCTGCACTAGGGAAAGTTTGCCCCAACTCAATTGCCAAGAAAAGTGCTTTTACAAGTAGAAGTCTTGAACAGCCAGAATCTAGAAACgaaataatgaaattacatCAATCTGATTAGAAGCTCCATTTGATgtttaatcaaaataatttatttttaagtatgcTTCATTCACCTGGTTTTTGTTGGTATGGTTGTGTGTTAAAGTTTTGTCAGTAGCATGAAGATAAGAAACAGACAATGCTGTATTTCCAGTAATTAAGAAAATTTGCCCCAAACCCTGCAAGTGTACTTTTAGGTTAAAAGTCTACAGGTGCCCAAGTAGAATTTTGCACTGGGAACAAATATGGCCCTAGTAATATAGCTTCCTCCTGGTGCACTGCAGAACTATTGGCAGAGGGCAAGGGGAAGGGAGACAGAAACAGGAGGAACTGAGTGATCAGcaaccaacagcagcagcaaagtacAAGGATATCAGCAATTGCTGGGCACAGGAGAAAACTCAAAGTTTATGTCCTAGACATCAGGTATGATCTTCCTCCCACCTGGGAAGGAAGCCTCATGTCCTAAGAATCTACTGTTCTGCCACTCAAAGaagaaagtattaaaaaagcattaaatCCTTCCTTAAAATTGTTTCTCTGGCTTCCCTCCCTACTTTCTCCATTCCAGCAAACTTTTTTTATCCCTGAAAGATTAATCATTAAGAATTGTTCAAATGACCATGTTGTGAATTTCATTTTAATCCAActgcagaaaggaaggaatgCCATTTATTCGTGTAGTCCTTCACAATATGCAACAAATGAGCCTCATTctaaacacctttttttttttttaaccacacaAGTTCAGACAGTAACAAACTTACAGAATTATCATATACAGACTGCAGGGAGAAGGACAGCTGATGACAgtattcttttttctgtttctactGGGGCAGTAACTAACCAGTGTCATTTTCCACTGATTTTTCTTGTAAGAACATCTTAGAAAAGATGACATGCAGGCAGTATcatgacagaaatatttcagcaggTCTGATTATGCTGATGTCATTCACTGGTGGCCTGCTGTCTGCAGCCACTGGTCAAACCCTAGAACAGGCTTCCTAGAGAGGGGTCACCCACAGTCAGGCAGTGGGACTAGATGATCATTAAGGTGATATGTTATAACGAGGCTGATGAACTCTGTCCCGTTATTTTCTTACACAGTTCttaaaaacaggagaaaaatctgtTAGATGTTGCTCTTTCTTCAGCTcagaaaagtttcttttttcttcagaaaagtaTGGGCATTGCAAAGCCATACTTGAAAATACAAGATACTGTAACAGACAGAATTGaacactgagggaaaaaaacagttgcTTTTTAGTGGTCAAAAAATGTACAGgtttagagggggaaaaaaaggatattAAAATTCCAACGCcgaaataaaactattttacaCCTATGCACGAAAGACATTTGCAAAACAAGTCATCTGTGCAGGAACACGAGGCCTGGGAAACTGCCAGGTTTTCCAAGTGTGACCTGCTGTGCAAATGCTGATTATGCAAGTTAAATCTGTCTGGAGTGAATTTATGTTCCCTATTTTCCAGGGCTCCAAATAACATTGCTTTACTAACAGAAACTGTGTCAAACTCCAGATCTTCATCTGACATGTTTTCAAGATTTTTGAGAAGCTCTGTACAGCACAACTCCTTTCTActagcaaaatgaaaatgagttttttctaaataagaaaacaaggcaaaaataCTTATCCAAAAATTTTGAGGAGGATTAAATCCTGGTCACTTTTTTGAATCTTTTACAGAAACATCTATGGTTtattccacaaaaaaaaccaaagaaaaatacGAATGACAACCATATCTCTTCTCAGTATGAGTAATAAAGGATGCATATCCATCATTagcttgaaatttaaaaaaaaatatcttcaaagtCAGCAGCTGCCTAGAatcataaaacattttatattgGATGGGACCTTATCTTCACCTTACAAACCAAGTCTAGTTTCAAGATTAGATCAGACTACTCATAGTCTGATCATAGTCTTACCTAAATCAAAACTTCATGTATTTCCAGGAATGGAAATTCTACCACCTGTCTGGGTGGCTGCTTCAGTTCTCAGTCACCTTACCAATGAGGttcattttttaagaaaactcattttttttttcctgaggtaaTCTGTATCCACCATATACTTTCACTGTACACTTACAAAAAGAATTTATCTTCTTTACAAACACCCATTAAGTATTTGAACAtgtctttctttcccttctcacCTGGAAGCTACACAAACCTCCTTCTTCCTGCCTGCCACCCTCCAGCTATCCATGCTGGGTGTACTCAGCTGGACTCACTCCAGTTTCTCACTGCTGTTACTATCACCATttcatgtaatttaaaaaaattattgtacTAAAGATGACCCAACAGTAAGGTGACAGATACTTGAATACTGAATTATTATTCCATGAGAAATTTTTTACAAGCCAagaaaaacacaacagcaaCACCACCTTGGTTAAAAGTACCTGTCTTTATACACTGAAAAAACTCCATCCTGcctttttaattcattttatttaagaaaactgGGTTGCATATACACATAAGTACTgaaaatcaacaacaaaaacGTTTTAGAAATACATGACAAAGTGCTGTTCAAGTAGCTAAGAAGGTGGTTTGTGACATGGGTATTTCTGGCAGCAGTGACAATGCTAAGCCTGTGTTGCCAAGTCTACTATTGCCTACAAAGTTCTGGTGTTGACTTATTTTTTGAAAGATTGTGAAGGCCTCAGCTGTTGACCTTGAAATATGAATCTGCATGGAGAACTAAGTTAGGGTAATTTCACCAAAGGGCAGCTGTTGTAATATGCCAGTATACACTACCAGCTGATTTAGATCACCATGCATCATCACTGTCCACCATGCACATATGCagctctttttccctttcaagaAGGGAATCTGAAGTGAGATGACTAGGACTCTTTAAATCCTTGTATTTATTGCTTGCTTTCTTACAGTTATTGGCAGGCTTTGGATGAACTAGCAACTAGTAACTACAGTTCTGACCATAGAAAGATACAACTACTCCCCATGATGTCCACTTCAGTCAACAGAAGTTAAGGCTGGGTAACAAAAATACCTAATTTGTACAAACAATTACTATGTACTattttgtaaattttaaaagagattATAATTTGTAAATCCACACTGATTTTTTCCTTGCTACTTActgttaaatttattttaaaacagattttaggAAGTTCTTTGCAGAAGAATATTTGACTGGAACTAGAGGATCATGATGACAACAAGATTCATCTGTTTAATGCTAGTAACTGTTGTGGGAGTTACTACAAGTGAAACACAGGAATTTGAAGGCAATGACAAGGAAAAGGCTCAAGAATTCATTTATATGAACAGATATAAGCGTTCCAGTGACACACAGGACAAATGCACTTACACCTTTATTGTACCTCAGCAGAGAGTGACGGGTGCCATTTGTGTTAATTCTAAGGAGCCTGAAGTTCTGCTTGAAAACAGGGTAAATAAACAAGAATTACAGTTACTCAACAATGAACTTCTTAAACAAAAGAGACAAATAGAAACTCTCCAGCAACTGGTAGAGGTGGATGGTGGAATTGTTAATGAAGTTAAACTCTTAAGAAAAGAGAGCAGAAATATGAATTCTCGTGTCACACAACTCTACATGCAGCTATTACATGAAATTATCCGAAAACGTGATAACGCCTTAGAACTTTCTCAActtgaaaataagattttgaaCCAAACTGCAGACATGTTGCAGCTTGCAAACAAATACAAAGACTTAGAGCACAAGTATCAGCATTTGATGTCAATTGCCAATAATCAGACAATAATAATTGCCCAGCTGGAAGAACACTGTCAAAGAATGCCATCCATAAAACCACTGCCACAAACTCCACAGCCACCAGTTAAAGTGTACCAGCCTCCTACTTACAATCGCATTAATAACCAGATATCTACTAATGAGATTCAGAGTGACCAGAACTTAAAGGTTCTGCCACCTACCTTACCAACCATGCCTGCAGTTACTAGTATTCCAACTTCAACTGATAAACCATCTGGTAAGTAATATTATTGATACATTTACATTAGTTTATGCTAATATGCAGTGGGCAGCATTTTAATTGTAATatcaaaaatgcatttatttagcTAGTGAATTTTACATACATGCTGtagaagaaacacagaaagaaagcaaaaaaattaactgtgaATATCTAAGACAGACATACTAGCCCCACAGATTTTTCTCATGTTATTTTGCTAAGACAAATCCATCATTTATATTACATGTATGAGATAAAGGACTTTCAGAAAAATCTTACTAATCAAGTCATCTAAAGTTTACTGACCTTTGCTCAAGACTGAGCTGCTACAATTCATGACATCTGAAGGAATTTGTGTAAACATGTGTGAAGTTATTACAGGTTTGTTGATCTAGCATCTGATAATGTGCTTgtgtaattaaaaaaaggagTAAGTATCTGCTTTGTACCTTGTATGGGGCACTTGTGCTCTAGACAGGAGCAAAAGGAAGCAGTAGAATAGTAAGGGGATATTGTACAGCCCTTATTAAGAGTCTTGGGAGTTCTGCCACGAGCGTGATTTGATGATGTGAAATCACATTAGAGATCAACTGATCTACATGGTAACAAAATAACAGGTAAAGAATTCAGTTTCACTTATGGTACCacatttggggggaaaaaaaactaaaacaaacccaaaacagtTCAGGTATGTGTTCCTTACAAGAAAGTTTTGCTCTTCACTGTATGGACAACACATACCTTCTTCAGAAAAACTACAGAGTCACAGATCTCTAAACTCACAGCTAACTGAAATAGAGTATTGCAGGGGAACTGCACTCAGTATATTTCATAGCTATTTGCAAAATATTCCAAAGGACAATCAGCAAACTTTTCAGGATTATCAAATAATGCAACTGCCGCatataaagaaacaaaccaaaccataGGACCCCCATATTGTTTCTCCATGGAAATACTCACAATGAAGGGAACTTAAGCAAGCAAGCACTGAGTTTCTTAAGTCTTTGAGTCTCTAAAACATTTTCCTACATAGCAGTATTTCCACAGAATTGCCAAAGACAGTGCACCAAAGCCTGCATTGTGCCATGCAAAACTTCTGCCAGAAATATCATGATTCTGATATACTGTGTAAGGAAAAATTCTCAGAAGAAAATCAGATCTACTACAATTCCTTTGGAGCAATACACCTAATAATTATATTTTGACTTCAGTCTCAGAGTAGGTTCAAGCTTGGAACAGTATTCACCTATCTTTCTGGAACTGAAATACTTTTCCCCCTTTATTTCCTTACACTCTTCGAAAGCTTGTTAATTGGTCCACATCCTCCTTGTGCTTTCAAGCCCTTAAACTGGAGCTGAGGATTCTCTATCAAACAGCAGAACAGAAAGGTTACTTCAGGTGCACAGTAACTTTTGCTGATGTATCCTCatacattttccttcttttgaaaAGTAAAACGGTAATTCCAAACCAGATTGCAATCCTATAGAACTCCCAGAGGAAGTGCTGGTTATCCAGCAATTTTTCACactgatctccagaggtccctttgGCAGTCCACAATTCTAAGATTTCACATCTGCTTCTTCTCCCTGGATCACATAGCTtatcagaaaaagaagtttcatTCTTCGTTTGCACAAATGGATTATAATATTCTCTCATTTTCTCACTTGcaactttttaatttgttcacaCAAGTTTCCAACCACTGAAGTTAAGCTAATTAAGCTTTTATTTCCAGGTatcctccttcccctctccttaCACTGCCCTTCAGTCAAGAACCAGTTAAGGAATTATGAAAAAGCATAGgagtgaaataaattaaaacagaaattactcTTGATAGCAGTGTATGCTTCAGTCAGGCTCTCAGTCAGATCTGACAACGCTTACTCCTTCAGTGGGTGGGGACAATCAATCCAGGGGCTCTAAGCTCTAATCCTCAGGGTTCTTGTTGACTTCACTCTTCTACTCAGGAAGCAAAGCATCTGGGGGAGTCTACCTGCCGATATCAACACAGACTCGAAATAATTTATATCTTAATTTCTCTCAGTCATTAAAACAGAATCTGTCTTACCACTGGAGAAAATTTCTTGAAAAATCAGGAATATAAGatacttttaaaaagcataagCTCTTTATGGACTCTAttgaactgaaggaaaaaaatgcactcTCCTTCTGAAAACAAGACTATGCTTACTGCAATTTCTGTGAATCCAAAGTACATTAAGAGTCCTCTCATTTGTATAAAGTTTCTCTCACAAGCACTCTaagtaaaaaaaaccttaatttCTATGTTATTTTGTAGTTTATTAAGGTCGCAGCAGTAAGACCTACAGTTGGAATTTATGTTGGTGCTTCCACTGTTAATGTGCCAGTTACATTTTTGGGGATCTAAAAAGCTGAA
The nucleotide sequence above comes from Cinclus cinclus chromosome 19, bCinCin1.1, whole genome shotgun sequence. Encoded proteins:
- the ANGPTL2 gene encoding angiopoietin-related protein 2: MMTTRFICLMLVTVVGVTTSETQEFEGNDKEKAQEFIYMNRYKRSSDTQDKCTYTFIVPQQRVTGAICVNSKEPEVLLENRVNKQELQLLNNELLKQKRQIETLQQLVEVDGGIVNEVKLLRKESRNMNSRVTQLYMQLLHEIIRKRDNALELSQLENKILNQTADMLQLANKYKDLEHKYQHLMSIANNQTIIIAQLEEHCQRMPSIKPLPQTPQPPVKVYQPPTYNRINNQISTNEIQSDQNLKVLPPTLPTMPAVTSIPTSTDKPSGPWRDCLQALEDGHDTSSIYLVKPENTNQLMQVWCDQRHDPGGWTVIQRRLDGSVNFFRNWETYKQGFGNIDGEYWLGLENIYWLTNQGNYKLLITMEDWSGRKVFAEYASFRLEPESEYYRLRLGRYNGNAGDSFTWHNGKQFTTLDRDHDVYTGNCAHYQKGGWWYNACAHSNLNGVWYRGGHYRSRYQDGVYWAEFRGGSYSLKKVVMMIRPNPNTFH